One segment of Pontibacter akesuensis DNA contains the following:
- a CDS encoding sugar MFS transporter, which produces MAGSIQTDVNAAKASHANSVNENYRGPLVTVTLLFFMWGFITCLNDILIPKLQQVFTLELWQAMLIQTAFFGAYFIVSLLYFVLSITKGDPIRRIGYKNGIIIGLVVAAIGCALFYPAADQLSYTFFLGALFVLASGITFLQIAANPYVTILGPAEGAASRLNLTQALNSLGTTVAPIIGGYLIFGAVNAQDTGADSVKMPYLGLAAALLAIALLIKIAKLPNIQGDGDGDGDANLSPDAGALRYRHLVLGIICIFAYVGGEVAIGSALINFFRLPEIAGLDETQAGHFLAFYWGGAMVGRFFGAVALSNMRNTSYKYLIIAGIAAVVFVLLYTIYGMDEALIVLGLIALNFVVLMLGRFIPSKTLGYFAGTVVVLLLFTIFAEGAVAMWAVIAIGLFNSIMFPTIFTLAVKGLGVHTSQGSSLLVMAIVGGAIVPPLQGLVADLSGSLQLSFLVPLICYLYILYYGFVGSKVKETAI; this is translated from the coding sequence ATGGCCGGATCTATACAAACCGATGTAAATGCTGCAAAAGCCAGCCACGCCAATTCCGTAAATGAAAACTACAGGGGCCCGCTGGTAACGGTAACGCTGCTTTTCTTTATGTGGGGCTTCATCACCTGCTTAAATGATATCCTTATTCCCAAATTGCAGCAAGTGTTTACGCTGGAACTGTGGCAGGCTATGCTCATCCAGACGGCCTTTTTCGGGGCTTATTTTATCGTTTCGTTGCTGTACTTTGTGCTGTCCATTACCAAAGGCGACCCAATACGCCGCATTGGCTATAAAAACGGCATCATTATCGGGCTGGTAGTGGCGGCCATCGGTTGCGCTTTGTTCTACCCGGCGGCTGACCAGCTGAGCTATACCTTCTTTCTGGGCGCCTTGTTCGTGCTGGCTTCGGGCATCACGTTCCTGCAGATCGCGGCGAACCCCTACGTTACCATACTTGGCCCGGCCGAAGGCGCCGCCAGCCGACTGAACCTGACACAGGCCCTCAACTCCCTAGGCACTACAGTGGCCCCCATTATTGGCGGATACCTCATATTTGGCGCTGTGAACGCGCAGGACACGGGTGCCGACTCAGTTAAAATGCCTTACCTGGGCCTTGCTGCTGCCCTGCTCGCTATTGCCTTGCTCATAAAGATTGCGAAGCTGCCAAACATTCAGGGCGATGGCGATGGCGACGGTGACGCAAACCTCTCCCCGGACGCAGGCGCACTGCGCTACCGCCACCTCGTGCTGGGCATCATCTGTATTTTTGCCTATGTAGGTGGCGAAGTGGCCATCGGCAGTGCACTGATCAACTTCTTCAGATTACCTGAGATCGCCGGTCTGGATGAGACTCAGGCGGGCCACTTCCTTGCCTTTTACTGGGGTGGTGCCATGGTGGGTCGGTTCTTCGGCGCCGTAGCCCTGTCAAACATGCGCAATACGAGCTACAAGTACCTTATTATTGCCGGCATTGCGGCCGTGGTTTTTGTGCTGCTGTACACCATTTACGGTATGGATGAAGCGCTGATTGTACTGGGACTCATCGCGCTTAATTTTGTCGTGCTGATGCTGGGACGCTTTATTCCAAGCAAGACGCTCGGTTATTTTGCAGGCACTGTAGTAGTGCTGCTGCTGTTCACCATCTTTGCCGAGGGCGCTGTAGCCATGTGGGCTGTTATTGCCATCGGCCTTTTCAATTCCATTATGTTCCCTACTATCTTCACGCTGGCCGTTAAGGGCTTGGGCGTTCACACCAGTCAGGGCTCCTCGCTACTGGTGATGGCCATTGTAGGGGGCGCCATCGTGCCACCGCTGCAAGGACTTGTGGCTGACTTGTCGGGCAGCCTGCAACTCTCGTTCCTGGTGCCATTAATTTGCTACCTGTATATTCTATACTATGGCTTTGTTGGCTCAAAGGTAAAAGAAACTGCCATCTAA
- a CDS encoding triple tyrosine motif-containing protein, producing MRKLLSLHRFWLLLLCFCYAVTGMGQPAFFGNPFVKNYSTEDFKGGIQSWGIIQDNREVVYVANNFGLLEFDGAVWNLYPVNNGTKVRSVYASADKKVYVGSQADFGYFSPNATGNLEYTSLKDKIPLRHQNFDEVWRIYEIKGKIYFLTFKNIYIYQPGKPIQVIEPANPLELSFPLHDNLYTLEWNVGLSLVDGQKLRLLPGGEVFAQQRIASILPYDRNLILVFTAQNGIFLYDGSMVRPFSVAEGSGLNQLVINQAIMLKDGTFAIATQDNGLYLMNKKGELLLHLSRREGLFDNTIHTLYQDVHENLWLGLNNGISLVELSSPFSRVDGTKGISGAGYTALYFQDRLYLGTNSGLFASQPQSDRMDFSLVPNSTGQVYQLRNHKNKLLVGHHNGPYVVADHYASEMFAGQGAWDFVKIPGKPGYFILGSYNGISLLREVDGKMELIRKYKGFEESSRVLSFDREGTLWIAHGYKGIFRIRFDAAFEKIAAKRFYSTKDGLPSDQLLSLEHIRNELVFPALYGVYRYNPATDNFQRDEEISGYFHEEEHIIDLEEDIQGNIYFISDERVGKITFDKFGKPLIEDRLFNNIRSRLNDDLQYIRVLDLNNVLFGAKDGFIHFNAAKGKAMADFRTHLTKVINTSQESDSLLLSKRRIAEIEGLTLPYQFNSLRFVYSSSYYESPEKTEYQYYLEGFDKNWSEWTEKTEKEYTNLSEGRYVFHVKARNIYGTVSEAESFRFEVEPPFYRNRWAFAAYIMAGFFMLGTFFYQVDKRFKREKNQIILAQEQKLNQKETEARLATEMSEQEINRLRNEKQQSEIDHMNRELTSSTIHLINKNEVLSSVKQELQSMLKDGELNGHSDELKKIIRNIEQNITSDAHWNQFELHFNHVHGDFTKRLQEQYPDMTPQEIKLSTYLRLNLTTKEIAQLLSISVRGVEISRYRLRKRLGLDRSDNLTDFILRY from the coding sequence ATGAGAAAATTGTTGTCTTTGCATCGGTTCTGGCTGCTTCTGCTCTGCTTCTGCTACGCGGTAACGGGAATGGGACAGCCTGCCTTCTTCGGGAATCCATTTGTAAAGAACTACAGCACTGAGGATTTTAAGGGGGGAATCCAGAGCTGGGGCATCATACAGGATAATCGTGAGGTTGTCTATGTGGCGAATAACTTTGGCTTGCTTGAGTTTGATGGCGCTGTCTGGAATCTTTACCCCGTCAACAACGGTACTAAAGTACGCTCAGTTTATGCCAGCGCTGACAAGAAAGTATATGTGGGTAGCCAGGCTGATTTCGGTTACTTTTCGCCTAATGCCACCGGCAATCTGGAGTATACTTCCCTTAAAGACAAGATACCTCTCCGGCACCAGAACTTCGACGAAGTATGGCGCATTTATGAAATCAAAGGGAAAATCTATTTCCTGACCTTCAAGAACATCTACATCTACCAACCTGGTAAACCCATACAGGTAATAGAACCGGCAAACCCGCTGGAACTGTCTTTCCCGCTGCACGACAACCTCTATACGCTGGAGTGGAACGTAGGGCTAAGTCTGGTGGATGGCCAAAAACTTCGGTTGCTGCCAGGCGGGGAAGTGTTTGCCCAGCAGCGCATTGCCTCCATCCTGCCTTACGACCGAAACCTGATCTTGGTCTTTACGGCACAAAACGGGATTTTCCTGTACGATGGCAGCATGGTGCGGCCTTTTAGCGTGGCAGAAGGCAGTGGCCTGAACCAACTGGTCATTAATCAGGCAATTATGCTCAAAGATGGCACGTTTGCCATCGCGACACAGGACAATGGGCTGTACCTGATGAACAAAAAGGGGGAACTGCTGCTGCACCTGTCGCGCAGGGAGGGGCTTTTTGACAACACCATCCATACCCTGTACCAGGATGTGCACGAGAACCTGTGGCTTGGGCTGAACAACGGCATTTCGCTGGTGGAGCTTAGCTCACCTTTCAGCCGCGTAGATGGCACGAAGGGAATTTCCGGGGCGGGCTATACCGCGCTGTACTTCCAGGACAGGCTCTACCTGGGCACAAACAGTGGCTTGTTCGCTTCCCAGCCCCAAAGCGACAGGATGGATTTTTCGCTCGTGCCCAACAGTACCGGGCAAGTATACCAGTTGCGCAACCACAAAAACAAACTGCTCGTGGGGCACCATAACGGGCCCTATGTGGTAGCCGATCACTATGCCTCAGAAATGTTTGCGGGCCAGGGAGCTTGGGACTTCGTGAAGATACCGGGCAAGCCCGGCTATTTTATACTTGGCTCCTACAACGGAATTAGCCTTTTGCGGGAGGTAGACGGCAAGATGGAATTGATACGCAAGTATAAGGGCTTTGAGGAATCGTCGCGGGTGCTAAGTTTTGACAGGGAAGGCACGCTTTGGATTGCACACGGTTACAAAGGCATTTTCAGGATAAGGTTTGATGCGGCTTTTGAGAAAATCGCTGCCAAGCGCTTTTACAGCACGAAAGACGGCTTGCCATCAGACCAGCTCCTAAGCTTGGAGCATATCCGCAACGAGCTGGTGTTTCCGGCCCTTTACGGCGTGTACCGTTACAACCCGGCCACGGACAATTTTCAGCGGGACGAGGAAATATCAGGCTATTTTCATGAGGAGGAGCACATCATCGACCTGGAGGAGGACATACAGGGGAACATCTACTTTATCTCGGATGAGCGGGTGGGAAAGATAACCTTCGATAAGTTCGGGAAACCCCTTATTGAGGACAGGCTTTTTAACAACATCCGCTCCAGGCTTAACGATGACCTGCAGTACATCCGGGTGCTGGACCTGAACAACGTGCTGTTCGGTGCGAAAGACGGGTTTATACATTTTAACGCGGCCAAAGGAAAAGCCATGGCCGATTTCAGGACCCACCTGACCAAAGTGATCAACACCTCACAGGAGTCAGATTCGCTGCTCCTGTCAAAGCGCAGGATAGCCGAGATAGAGGGCCTGACGCTGCCGTACCAGTTTAATTCCCTGCGTTTTGTCTACTCTTCTTCCTATTACGAGAGCCCGGAGAAAACAGAATACCAGTACTACCTGGAGGGCTTCGATAAAAACTGGTCGGAATGGACGGAGAAGACAGAGAAGGAATACACCAACCTCTCGGAGGGGCGCTATGTATTTCATGTAAAGGCGCGCAACATTTACGGAACCGTGAGTGAGGCAGAGAGTTTCAGATTTGAAGTAGAGCCGCCTTTCTACCGCAACCGCTGGGCTTTTGCCGCTTACATCATGGCCGGTTTTTTTATGCTGGGCACCTTCTTTTATCAGGTTGACAAGCGGTTTAAGCGCGAGAAAAACCAGATTATACTTGCCCAGGAGCAAAAGCTGAACCAGAAGGAAACAGAGGCGCGCCTGGCAACCGAGATGAGCGAGCAGGAGATAAACCGGCTCCGCAATGAGAAGCAGCAGTCGGAGATCGACCACATGAACCGTGAACTTACCTCTTCCACCATACACCTCATCAATAAAAATGAGGTACTAAGCAGCGTGAAGCAGGAACTGCAGAGCATGCTGAAAGATGGCGAGCTAAACGGGCATAGCGATGAACTGAAAAAGATTATCCGCAATATTGAGCAGAACATTACCAGCGATGCCCACTGGAACCAGTTTGAGTTGCACTTCAACCACGTGCACGGCGACTTTACAAAGCGGCTGCAGGAACAGTACCCCGACATGACGCCCCAGGAAATAAAGCTTAGCACCTACCTGCGCCTGAACCTGACGACAAAGGAAATTGCGCAACTGCTCAGTATATCGGTCCGCGGGGTAGAAATAAGCCGTTACCGCCTGCGCAAACGACTTGGCCTGGACCGCAGCGACAACCTCACGGATTTTATACTTCGGTATTAG
- a CDS encoding SusC/RagA family TonB-linked outer membrane protein has protein sequence MKKLLLILLLHITGIAYAQNTITGRVTTAGEGIPLPGVSVVVTGTSIGTTTDAQGAYSLTAPASASTLSFSFIGFVKQEVPIGNQATINVQLAEDTKALQEVVVVGYGTQLRREVTTAISSVKPEEITQTPVQRVEQALQGRVAGVQVTNISGQPGDAPTVRIRGIGTSGSAAPLYIVDGFPVGGIDYLNPADIESMEVLKDAASAAIYGARGANGVVLITTRSGSRDGKMHVSYDGYVGFQNPWRRMELLNAREYAVMMNEGAANAGNALPYPDVTQFGEGTDWQEALFEKNAPIMNHQISVNGGTDKNAYAAAFSLFDQNGIVGGDKSNFKRYTARINSDNKVKEYLRVGTNLAYSHIDRRAIDPNQEFGGLLSNAINLDPLTPIIVSDPNLLNMSPYNNPNVVRDANGNPYGISSAVAQEIVNPLARLAVLNGRTRVDKLVGNLYGEVDITEGLSFRSTFGLDLAFVSTNNFNPLYYLNRSTANNNSLVSKGVDRYYNWQAENYFKYNKTFGEHDLGLTAGTSALRFNYESLFASNTGLVSNDPNLAYLNTAVDRGAAIANGAFNERALLSFYGRATYGYKGKYLFSASIRRDGSSRFGSNNPYATFPSVSAGWVISDEDFFPESDLLNFVKLRASWGQNGNEEIGGAYPWASTIGVGRGYSFYNPGGVGYQSGAAPEYIANPDLKWEASEQTDIGLDLALFNNNLRVTADYYIKRTKGLLLYAPIPATPGNNPPLVNGGEVENKGFELAINYSNEINDFGYAVGLNGSINKNEFLSINNAEGVLQGASISTYGTVSRSEVGQPIAYFWGYQTNGIFQTPEAVAAHVNSEGALLQPAAQPGDVRFVDFNNDGIINDQDRTRIGNPTPKAVLGFTLDLNYKGFDINAFVNGAFGHQIFNGTRRHDLSTSNMQSIYLNRWTGEGSTNEYPRFTWNDANGNYKRISDLYIEDGDYVRLKTLQLGYNFAPAMLETLHLQKVRLYIAADNLVTLTDYTGFDPEIGARGSLDIGIDRGIYPQARTFRLGVNATF, from the coding sequence ATGAAAAAACTATTACTCATCCTGCTACTCCACATCACCGGAATAGCATATGCCCAGAACACCATCACCGGGCGGGTAACCACTGCCGGGGAGGGTATACCGCTGCCCGGCGTAAGTGTGGTGGTAACGGGTACTTCTATCGGCACCACCACCGACGCGCAGGGTGCCTACTCGCTAACTGCCCCTGCCTCCGCATCAACACTAAGCTTTTCCTTTATCGGTTTTGTAAAGCAGGAGGTTCCTATCGGAAACCAGGCTACCATTAATGTGCAGTTGGCCGAAGATACCAAAGCCCTGCAGGAAGTAGTGGTAGTGGGCTACGGCACCCAGCTCCGGCGGGAGGTGACCACGGCCATTTCTTCCGTGAAGCCCGAGGAAATAACACAGACGCCTGTGCAACGGGTAGAGCAGGCGCTACAGGGGCGCGTGGCCGGTGTGCAGGTAACCAATATCTCCGGACAGCCTGGCGATGCGCCCACTGTGCGTATCCGCGGTATCGGCACTTCAGGCAGCGCCGCGCCGCTCTATATAGTGGATGGTTTTCCGGTGGGAGGCATTGACTACCTGAACCCGGCAGACATCGAGTCGATGGAGGTGCTGAAAGATGCGGCCTCTGCCGCCATTTATGGGGCACGCGGCGCAAACGGTGTGGTGCTAATCACAACCAGGAGCGGCTCCAGGGACGGTAAAATGCATGTCTCCTACGACGGCTACGTGGGTTTCCAGAACCCATGGCGCAGAATGGAACTGCTCAATGCCCGGGAGTATGCCGTGATGATGAATGAGGGAGCGGCAAACGCAGGAAACGCCTTACCCTACCCCGATGTAACTCAATTTGGAGAGGGCACGGACTGGCAGGAAGCGCTTTTCGAAAAGAATGCCCCGATAATGAACCACCAGATTTCAGTTAACGGCGGCACTGACAAGAATGCATATGCGGCAGCTTTTTCGCTTTTCGACCAGAATGGCATTGTGGGTGGCGACAAGTCAAACTTTAAGCGCTACACGGCCCGCATCAACTCCGATAACAAGGTGAAAGAATACCTGCGCGTGGGCACAAATCTGGCCTACTCCCATATCGACAGAAGAGCCATTGATCCAAACCAGGAATTCGGCGGACTGCTGAGCAACGCCATCAACCTGGACCCGCTCACGCCGATTATTGTCTCTGACCCGAATTTATTGAACATGTCTCCTTACAACAACCCCAATGTGGTGAGAGACGCTAACGGGAATCCTTACGGTATCTCCTCTGCCGTAGCACAGGAAATTGTGAACCCATTGGCGCGACTGGCCGTGCTGAATGGCCGCACAAGAGTAGACAAGCTGGTGGGTAACCTTTATGGAGAGGTTGACATTACGGAAGGATTATCTTTCCGCTCGACTTTCGGTTTGGACCTCGCCTTTGTCTCAACCAACAATTTCAACCCGCTCTACTACCTCAACCGCTCCACAGCCAACAACAACTCGCTTGTTTCGAAGGGCGTGGACCGCTACTACAACTGGCAGGCTGAGAACTACTTCAAGTATAACAAGACCTTCGGTGAGCATGATCTGGGCCTGACGGCTGGAACATCGGCGCTGCGCTTTAACTACGAAAGCCTGTTTGCGTCCAATACTGGTCTCGTGTCGAACGACCCGAACCTGGCTTACCTGAACACGGCCGTTGACCGCGGCGCAGCCATCGCGAATGGTGCTTTCAACGAGCGCGCTTTGCTTTCCTTCTACGGGAGGGCCACCTATGGCTATAAGGGCAAATACCTGTTTTCGGCAAGTATAAGACGCGACGGTTCCTCCCGCTTCGGGTCTAACAACCCCTATGCCACCTTCCCTTCCGTATCGGCAGGCTGGGTGATCTCGGATGAGGACTTCTTTCCTGAGTCTGACCTGCTCAATTTCGTGAAGCTGCGTGCTTCCTGGGGCCAGAACGGAAACGAGGAGATTGGCGGGGCCTACCCGTGGGCCTCTACAATCGGTGTGGGCAGAGGCTACAGTTTCTATAACCCCGGTGGCGTTGGCTACCAGAGTGGCGCTGCACCCGAGTATATCGCCAACCCAGACCTTAAATGGGAAGCATCCGAGCAGACGGATATCGGCCTGGACCTGGCACTCTTCAACAACAACCTAAGAGTAACGGCAGATTATTACATTAAGCGCACCAAAGGCCTCTTGCTTTACGCACCGATACCGGCCACACCGGGCAACAACCCGCCGCTGGTGAATGGTGGTGAGGTGGAGAACAAGGGCTTTGAGCTTGCCATCAATTACAGCAACGAGATTAACGACTTCGGATACGCTGTTGGCCTGAACGGAAGCATCAACAAAAATGAATTCCTGAGCATCAACAACGCAGAAGGCGTACTGCAGGGAGCGTCCATCTCTACCTACGGCACCGTGTCCCGAAGCGAAGTAGGCCAACCCATCGCCTACTTCTGGGGCTACCAGACCAATGGTATTTTCCAAACGCCTGAAGCGGTTGCGGCCCATGTAAACTCGGAGGGAGCCTTACTGCAACCGGCGGCACAGCCCGGTGATGTGCGTTTCGTGGATTTCAACAACGACGGCATCATCAACGACCAGGACCGCACCAGGATCGGCAACCCTACGCCTAAAGCGGTGCTGGGCTTCACGCTCGACCTGAACTACAAAGGCTTTGACATCAATGCTTTTGTGAATGGGGCCTTTGGCCATCAGATCTTCAACGGTACACGCCGCCACGACCTTTCCACCTCCAACATGCAGTCTATTTACCTAAACCGCTGGACAGGCGAGGGCAGCACCAACGAGTACCCGCGCTTTACCTGGAACGACGCCAACGGCAACTACAAGCGCATCTCAGACCTGTACATCGAGGATGGTGATTACGTGCGACTGAAGACGCTGCAACTGGGTTACAACTTTGCCCCTGCTATGCTGGAGACACTGCACCTGCAAAAAGTACGCTTGTACATAGCAGCTGACAACCTCGTGACCTTAACCGATTATACGGGCTTCGACCCTGAGATCGGAGCACGTGGTAGCCTGGATATCGGTATCGACCGGGGCATATATCCTCAGGCAAGAACTTTCAGACTAGGCGTTAACGCAACATTTTAA
- a CDS encoding RagB/SusD family nutrient uptake outer membrane protein, whose product MKNILRNTPKLLLAAILVCGSTGCEDFLDLQPKDTRTEDNFFRTEADAREALISVYDVLQWNTVIGFHPTPMLLDIASDDAFAGGGSRTDAPNIIEVDNHNILTTNPEIQGLWKKHFFGISRANLLLSKMEGIEASKASKARIIAEAKFLRAQFYLDLVRFFGNVPLVLEPLVSASEFNQPQATPKAVYDQIAKDLEEAIPDLPEATLAASQGHATKWAAKALLAKAFLFYNGVYGQNLQAGDVTVDANRALQHLQDVINQSGHGLVPNYADIFTPEGEFSVESVWEIAYSDENPWFDWGFIHGGEGNIQPQMQGPRLQDPAAEQYLSGWSFAPATQSLFEAFEANDPRKDATLLTVSELNGGLDRGYQHTGYFSQKYTTSKAYAPSAGQTELNWGNNYRAIRFADVLLMAAELGLTAGGGTPQVWLDMVRDRVDLPTKPATLENIYQERRVELALEGQRYWDLLRRGMNVADQAISTTQRGPLYSGDPVDYNITFNPARNGFFPIPQSELDLSAGVLNQNDGY is encoded by the coding sequence ATGAAAAATATACTTAGAAATACTCCTAAACTGTTGCTGGCGGCCATACTTGTCTGTGGCTCCACCGGCTGCGAAGATTTCCTGGACCTACAGCCAAAGGACACCCGAACAGAGGATAACTTTTTCAGAACAGAGGCGGATGCAAGGGAAGCGCTCATCAGCGTGTATGATGTGCTGCAGTGGAACACCGTTATTGGCTTTCACCCTACTCCCATGCTGCTTGACATTGCCTCCGATGATGCCTTTGCTGGTGGTGGCAGCCGCACAGACGCGCCTAATATCATCGAAGTTGACAACCACAACATCCTTACCACCAACCCGGAGATACAGGGCCTTTGGAAGAAACACTTCTTTGGTATTTCTCGGGCAAACCTGCTGCTCTCCAAGATGGAAGGCATAGAAGCCAGCAAGGCTTCGAAGGCACGCATTATAGCAGAGGCGAAGTTTTTAAGAGCCCAATTTTACCTGGACCTGGTGCGCTTCTTTGGAAATGTGCCCCTGGTGCTGGAGCCCCTCGTAAGCGCTTCAGAGTTCAACCAGCCACAGGCAACGCCAAAAGCGGTGTACGACCAGATTGCCAAGGACCTGGAGGAAGCCATTCCGGACCTGCCAGAGGCAACGCTGGCGGCATCGCAGGGGCATGCCACGAAATGGGCTGCCAAAGCGCTCCTTGCCAAAGCTTTCCTTTTCTACAACGGCGTGTACGGACAGAACCTGCAGGCAGGTGACGTGACAGTGGATGCGAACCGTGCCCTGCAGCACCTGCAGGACGTGATCAACCAAAGCGGACACGGCCTGGTGCCAAATTATGCTGACATCTTCACGCCGGAAGGTGAATTTAGTGTGGAGTCTGTTTGGGAGATCGCTTATTCGGATGAGAATCCTTGGTTTGACTGGGGCTTTATACACGGAGGTGAAGGCAACATACAGCCGCAGATGCAGGGACCACGCCTGCAGGACCCGGCTGCCGAGCAGTACCTGAGCGGATGGAGCTTTGCCCCCGCCACTCAGTCGCTTTTCGAAGCATTCGAAGCAAACGACCCTCGCAAGGATGCCACCTTGCTTACCGTGTCGGAGCTGAACGGTGGACTGGACAGAGGCTATCAGCATACCGGCTACTTCAGCCAGAAGTATACTACCTCCAAGGCGTATGCACCCTCAGCAGGCCAGACAGAGCTGAACTGGGGCAACAATTACCGCGCTATCCGTTTTGCCGATGTACTGCTGATGGCCGCCGAACTAGGGTTAACTGCAGGAGGAGGCACGCCGCAAGTATGGCTTGACATGGTGCGCGACCGGGTGGACCTGCCAACTAAGCCAGCCACGCTGGAGAACATCTACCAGGAGCGGCGCGTGGAACTAGCCCTGGAGGGCCAGCGCTACTGGGACTTGCTGCGCCGGGGAATGAACGTGGCGGATCAGGCCATTTCCACCACGCAGCGCGGCCCGCTATATTCCGGTGATCCGGTGGACTACAACATCACCTTCAACCCCGCCCGAAACGGTTTCTTCCCGATACCGCAAAGTGAGCTGGACTTGTCGGCTGGGGTACTCAACCAGAACGACGGGTATTAA
- a CDS encoding PKD domain-containing protein — translation MKRHINFIATLLLLAFTWTGCETEDPELGPAPTAEQVQFTVQPDAENENIVHFVSTSPGFKAVWDFGNGATATGKEVTGTFPIKGEYTVTLTIFTEGGFASNSKTITIENTNPLMLNRPDYNFLTGGADALEGKTWVVDKEAAGHLALGPVTSAAPEWYRAAPNEKAGEGLYNDEMTFNLNGLAYTYNNKGDTFSNGANLAGLGGTNGGDATVAYTPQQNLTWSIVDEGDQKFLIISNGGFMGYYTGVSRYEILALSENELYVRHLSAAAGDQAWYQRFVPKGYSVPKPVKPYQVAELQDNFDEPGNIVWQTDQVMFNESYDNPAPVPINTSAKVGQYIKGSGQAHEFDNLYTTLPYKIDLTTKNKIRLKVFMPTFNDYTTEAGEDWAIKNLLKQVSVKLQDSEAAQPWANQVEVKQQVTKLGEWVELTFDFSGAAARKDLDRVVIQIGGEGNFIPGIFYIDDIALY, via the coding sequence ATGAAAAGACATATAAACTTTATAGCAACCCTGTTGCTGCTGGCCTTCACCTGGACGGGTTGTGAAACAGAAGACCCGGAGTTAGGTCCTGCCCCTACCGCAGAGCAGGTGCAGTTTACAGTGCAGCCGGATGCTGAGAATGAGAACATCGTGCACTTTGTTTCTACCTCGCCGGGCTTTAAGGCTGTGTGGGACTTTGGAAACGGTGCAACCGCCACTGGCAAAGAAGTAACAGGCACTTTCCCAATAAAAGGAGAGTACACTGTAACGCTTACGATCTTCACCGAAGGTGGCTTTGCCTCCAACAGCAAAACCATCACCATAGAGAACACTAACCCGCTGATGCTGAATCGCCCGGACTACAACTTCCTGACAGGTGGCGCAGACGCACTGGAGGGTAAAACTTGGGTGGTAGACAAAGAGGCTGCCGGGCACCTTGCGCTCGGCCCGGTGACAAGCGCTGCGCCGGAATGGTACAGGGCCGCGCCCAACGAAAAAGCGGGGGAAGGTCTTTACAACGATGAGATGACCTTTAACCTGAACGGGCTGGCGTACACCTACAACAACAAAGGCGATACGTTTTCAAACGGAGCAAACTTGGCAGGCTTAGGCGGCACTAATGGAGGCGATGCGACAGTGGCTTATACGCCACAGCAAAACCTGACCTGGAGCATTGTGGACGAAGGGGATCAGAAGTTCCTGATCATCTCTAACGGCGGCTTTATGGGCTACTATACGGGGGTGTCGCGCTACGAAATTCTGGCGCTTAGCGAAAACGAACTGTACGTCCGTCACCTTAGTGCAGCCGCAGGCGACCAGGCCTGGTACCAGCGCTTTGTGCCAAAAGGGTACAGCGTTCCAAAACCTGTCAAGCCTTATCAGGTGGCCGAGCTGCAGGATAACTTTGACGAGCCGGGAAATATTGTGTGGCAGACAGATCAGGTTATGTTCAACGAAAGCTACGACAACCCAGCGCCCGTTCCGATCAACACCTCAGCCAAGGTAGGGCAGTACATTAAAGGCAGTGGCCAGGCGCACGAGTTCGACAACCTGTACACCACCCTGCCCTACAAGATAGACCTGACCACCAAAAACAAAATCCGCCTGAAGGTATTTATGCCAACCTTTAACGACTACACCACAGAGGCTGGCGAGGACTGGGCGATCAAGAACCTGCTGAAGCAGGTGTCGGTGAAGCTGCAGGACTCTGAGGCTGCCCAACCCTGGGCAAACCAAGTAGAGGTAAAGCAGCAGGTAACTAAACTCGGGGAATGGGTGGAACTAACCTTCGATTTCAGTGGGGCAGCCGCACGAAAAGACCTTGATCGCGTGGTTATCCAGATTGGCGGCGAGGGCAACTTTATTCCGGGCATCTTTTACATCGACGACATCGCATTATACTAA